Within Ignavibacteria bacterium, the genomic segment ATATCACCGCTGCAATATGGGTGAACGACGAAGAAGAAGGTTTAAAACAAGATATGCTCGAATGGCTCGAACAACTTGCGCCTGCAAAAAAAAATTATCGTCATCATCGCACGGGTGAAGATAACGCTGACGCACATTTGAAGCGCACACTGCTTCATCAACAATGCATTCTTCCTATTACAAAGGGCAAACTCGATTTAGGTCCATGGGAACAAATATTTTACGCAGAGTTTGACGGACAACGAAAGAAACGAGTTATAGTAAAAATTATTGGCGAATGATTATGAAACTCGTACAATCGCTCTTTCTCTTCCTTATTATTTTTCACACAAATTGTGTATCGCAAGAACACCAGTTCCGCACCGATGTTGATTTTGCAAGTTTTCGTTTCGATGATTCATTATCATACGTAGAAATTTTTGTTTCAGTACCAAGTAAATGCATCACGTACGCAACAAAAGAAAAAAAACTACTTGGTGAAGTTCAATTTTCTTTGACGATTCTTAAAAACGATAGTACGATTACATCAAAACAGTGGATTTTACAACACACAAAAGAAGATTCATCGGAAAGCGAGATGGACAAATCACTTGTGGATATTGCAGGATTTGTATTGCCTTCAGGAAATTATTCACTTCGCGTCGTGGCGTTTGATTTTCATTCTCCTTCTGAAAAAAATAGTTTTGAAATTCCGTTGCTCGTTACACCGTATTCGCAAACGCATACTCTTCTCAGCGATATTGAACTTTGCACAACAATTATCAAAGCAAGTGAAGAGGAAAAACTGTCATCATTCTATAAGAACTCATATCTCGTTGCGCCAAACACCCGTAGATTATACGGTCAAGGACTTCCGGTGTTGTATTATTTTGTAGAATGTTACAACCTGTTATCTGAACATTCATTGCAAGAATATCAATTTGTTGTATCAGTAACAAATACAATTAATGAAGAAATTATTCATCACTCAAAAAAGAAAACGCGCAGCGTAAATCATACAGCAGAAGTTGGGACATTAAATGTTAGCAATCTCCGAAGCGGCACCTATACATTGAATATTTCCTTGTTTGATACAACAGTATTTGCCACTACTTCGAAAAAATTTTTTGTTTTCAATCCGATCCTTGGAGCGGATACAATATTGCAAAT encodes:
- a CDS encoding GWxTD domain-containing protein, with product MIMKLVQSLFLFLIIFHTNCVSQEHQFRTDVDFASFRFDDSLSYVEIFVSVPSKCITYATKEKKLLGEVQFSLTILKNDSTITSKQWILQHTKEDSSESEMDKSLVDIAGFVLPSGNYSLRVVAFDFHSPSEKNSFEIPLLVTPYSQTHTLLSDIELCTTIIKASEEEKLSSFYKNSYLVAPNTRRLYGQGLPVLYYFVECYNLLSEHSLQEYQFVVSVTNTINEEIIHHSKKKTRSVNHTAEVGTLNVSNLRSGTYTLNISLFDTTVFATTSKKFFVFNPILGADTILQMKLREKLFTEFASFTEQELDELFHQATYIATENEREQFQKLQTSEAKRNFLTEFWEQRTITTSEGTSSLKKEYERRIEYTNKNFSTATTTNFPTLGWKTDKGRVYILYGAPNEIKHRPNSTNLCPFEIWDYHQLQGGVSFYFIDEFNSNQWRLVHSNARSEILNLRWKEKIESAE
- a CDS encoding YjbQ family protein, whose amino-acid sequence is MKSYTEYLVFNTKTRKEFVNITRNLDECVIASNIQEGFCLVSAMHITAAIWVNDEEEGLKQDMLEWLEQLAPAKKNYRHHRTGEDNADAHLKRTLLHQQCILPITKGKLDLGPWEQIFYAEFDGQRKKRVIVKIIGE